Proteins co-encoded in one Arachis hypogaea cultivar Tifrunner chromosome 13, arahy.Tifrunner.gnm2.J5K5, whole genome shotgun sequence genomic window:
- the LOC112737704 gene encoding putative pentatricopeptide repeat-containing protein At1g10330 translates to MSHSHESLLQLAQLCIKKPKQIKQIHSILITNGYLLHNPNAPSSLKWKRTQIFNALIRGYHCGGFTHKAIVLFTHMLANQASPNSHTFPPILKAATAATFPPHLGTALHSQAYKRGILSDPFVGTTLVALYARKNDIAAARKVFDEMLQPGLVACNAMLNALCTNGDTETALWLFDSMPNRDVVSWTTIVNGFALNGKFGAAINFFAKMMRHRDVLYCLVKPNEATYVSVISSCAKLDGKPALDFGKQVHGYLVVNGSLGVFVGTSLIDLYGKMGCLNYSINVFKVMISKEVCTWNAMISSLASNGREKVALDMFDKMKMEGLKPNSITLVAVLIACARGKFVREGLELFRSMSDDFKVEPVMEHYGCVIDLLGRAGHLQEAADIIRNMPFEPDASVLGAFLGACRIHGAIELGEEIGRKLLKLQTQHCGQYVLLSSINAEKGRWSHAFDLRKEITEAGIQKIPAYSMVDLT, encoded by the coding sequence aTGAGTCATTCACATGAGAGTTTGCTGCAACTCGCACAACTCTGcatcaagaaaccaaaacaaatcAAGCAAATCCATTCAATTCTGATAACCAATGGTTACCTACTTCACAACCCAAATGCACCATCAAGCCTCAAATGGAAGCGCACCCAAATCTTCAATGCCCTTATTAGAGGCTACCATTGTGGTGGTTTCACACACAAGGCTATTGTCCTTTTCACACACATGCTTGCGAACCAAGCTTCACCAAACAGCCACACTTTCCCTCCAATCCTCAAAGCTGCCACTGCTGCTACTTTCCCTCCTCATTTGGGCACTGCCCTTCACTCGCAGGCCTATAAGCGCGGCATTTTGTCTGATCCCTTCGTAGGGACCACCCTTGTTGCCCTCTATGCAAGAAAGAATGACATTGCTGCTGCACGCAAGGTGTTCGATGAAATGCTACAGCCGGGCCTCGTTGCTTGTAATGCTATGCTCAATGCTTTGTGCACTAATGGGGACACAGAAACTGCTTTATGGCTCTTTGATAGCATGCCAAACAGGGATGTTGTATCTTGGACAACAATTGTGAATGGTTTTGCATTGAATGGGAAATTTGGTGCTGCAATTAATTTTTTTGCAAAGATGATGCGTCACCGGGATGTGTTGTATTGTTTGGTGAAGCCTAATGAGGCTACTTATGTGAGTGTGATCTCTTCATGTGCCAAATTAGATGGTAAACCAGCTCTTGATTTTGGAAAGCAAGTGCATGGGTATCTGGTGGTGAATGGTAGCCTTGGAGTTTTTGTTGGAACTTCGTTGATAGATCTCTATGGGAAAATGGGTTGCTTGAATTATTCTATTAATGTCTTCAAAGTAATGATTTCCAAAGAGGTCTGCACTTGGAATGCAATGATTTCTTCACTTGCTTCAAATGGTAGGGAGAAAGTGGCTCTGGATATGTTTGACAAGATGAAGATGGAAGGGTTGAAACCAAATAGCATTACCTTAGTAGCAGTTCTTATAGCATGTGCTCGAGGGAAATTTGTCAGGGAAGGATTGGAGCTGTTCCGATCAATGTCAGACGACTTTAAAGTCGAACCAGTAATGGAGCACTATGGGTGTGTGATTGATCTTTTGGGTAGGGCAGGGCATTTGCAGGAAGCAGCTGACATCATAAGAAATATGCCTTTTGAGCCTGATGCCTCCGTATTGGGAGCGTTTTTGGGTGCATGTAGAATTCATGGAGCAATTGaacttggagaagaaataggaaGAAAGCTACTTAAATTGCAGACACAACATTGTGGTCAATATGTGTTGTTGTCAAGCATTAATGCTGAGAAGGGAAGATGGAGTCATGCCTTTGATCTAAGGAAAGAAATAACGGAGGCTGGTATTCAGAAAATTCCGGCATACAGTATGGTTGATCTGACATAG
- the LOC112737705 gene encoding reticulon-like protein B17, translating into MEPSAPPYYHRYYSADSKSRSKSSSRLARVDENGRPTAEPLRISLDVVHSPTNLKPPPQSSSPSALSLLRSPNGSAKKSKGGSYCLPIRELLLLSPSPARRSKPRFDSPAVAAEELPEVNSGLRRRCKSRGVLGSPRNSRRSRRRSEIETKEEKDVAMFGDEVLKQRKRRHSGRSKKERLSLVPFVPPSISSPKAEEDNGGDLVDSVGQWMNDLIMWKDVSKTTLWFGFGSLCFLSSCFTKGLNFSIFSAISQLATLLLGVSFISNSLCQRNQVEKRSKGKLNEDDILHLAKLILPALNFAISKTRELFSGEPSMTLKVAPFLLLGAEYGHLITTWRLCAIGFFVSFIVPKLYSSYSAQVNQRAECLKSRLLDTWNACTHKKIVVASALITFWNLSTVKTRVFTAFILLVIFKYFRTQVVEQLEDKEAQVDDKLDQQALLVAEPEEEKEPEQALVVAKQESQI; encoded by the exons ATGGAACCTTCTGCACCCCCTTACTACCACCGTTACTACTCTGCTGACTCTAAATCTAGATCCAAGTCTTCGTCGCGATTGGCTCGCGTCGACGAAAACGGAAGACCCACTGCAGAGCCGCTTCGGATTTCGCTTGATGTCGTTCACTCACCAACAAATTTGAAGCCGCCACCCCAGTCCTCGTCGCCTTCCGCGTTGTCTCTTCTAAGGTCTCCAAATGGTTCTGCTAAGAAAAGTAAAGGTGGCAGTTACTGTCTTCCAATCAGGGAGCTGCTTCTGCTTTCCCCCTCGCCTGCGAGGAGGTCCAAGCCGCGGTTCGACTCGCCTGCTGTTGCCGCAGAGGAGTTGCCAGAGGTTAATTCTGGGCTCCGGCGCAGATGTAAGAGCCGTGGGGTGCTGGGATCGCCAAGGAACTCTAGGAGGTCGAGGCGGCGGTCCGAGATTGAGACCAAGGAAGAGAAGGATGTTGCGATGTTTGGGGATGAGGTTTTGAAGCAGAGGAAGCGAAGGCATAGTGGAAGATCAAAGAAGGAGAGACTTAGCTTGGTCCCTTTTGTGCCCCCTTCAATTTCATCTCCAA AAGCTGAAGAAGATAATGGAGGTGATCTAGTAGATAGTGTTGGGCAGTGGATGAATGATTTGATCATGTGGAAAGATGTATCAAAGACTACCCTATGGTTTGGTTTTGGATCTCTTTGTTTCTTGTCTTCTTGCTTCACTAAAGGACTGAACTTCAG CATTTTCTCGGCCATATCACAACTGGCAACTCTGTTGTTGGGAGTTTCCTTTATCTCAAATTCACTTTGTCAAAG GAACCAGGTTGAGAAAAGGAGTAAAGGCAAGCTGAATGAAGATGATATTTTACACCTTGCAAAGTTGATTCTTCCTGCTCTCAATTTCGCCATTTCAAAGACTAGAGAGCTGTTCTCAGGAGAGCCATCCATGACGCTGAAA GTTGCTCCTTTTCTTTTACTAGGAGCAGAGTATGGCCATCTCATTACAACATGGAGGTTGTGTGCCATTG GATTTTTTGTCAGCTTCATTGTCCCAAAGCTCTATTCTAGCTACTCTGCTCAAGTAAACCAGAGAG CTGAGTGCTTGAAATCACGATTGTTGGACACATGGAATGCTTGCACTCATAAGAAGATCGTGGTAGCATCAGCATTGATAACCTTCTGGAATCTATCTACAGTAAAGACTCGAGTCTTCACAG CTTTTATTTTGCTCGTAATATTCAAATATTTTCGGACACAAGTGGTGGAACAACTTGAAGACAAGGAAGCACAGGTGGACGACAAGTTAGACCAGCAGGCATTGCTGGTGGCAGAACCAGAAGAGGAGAAGGAACCAGAGCAGGCTTTAGTGGTTGCAAAGCAAGAGAGCCAAATCTAG
- the LOC112737706 gene encoding uncharacterized protein isoform X2: MDALGGGHCGLWNWNPLSRKQRPSQRRRIRSNSGSTGGQGYRFPLKQAVTAASLALAGDTIAQIRDRWSKAKAVNKHSNDPQDALSQISDHDWLRALRMTSYGFLLYGPGSYAWYQWLDRLLPKPSIQNIVLKVLLNQIILGPCVIAVVFAWNNLWLGKVKELPQKYQRDALPTLLYGFRFWIPVSALNF, encoded by the exons aTGGACGCACTTGGGGGTGGGCATTGCGGGTTATGGAACTGGAACCCGTTATCGAGGAAACAGAGGCCGTCTCAACGGCGTCGTATTCGGTCCAATTCCGGTTCAACCGGCGGCCAGGGTTACAGGTTTCCGTTGAAACAGGCGGTGACCGCTGCCTCCCTTGCCCTCGCAGGAGACACAATCGCACAGATTAGAGACCGTTGGAGCAAAGCAAAGGCTGTTAATAAGCACAGCAATGACCCTCAG GATGCATTGAGCCAAATTTCAGACCATGATTGGCTACGAGCTCTGCGAATGACTTCTTATGGATTCCTTTTATATGGCCCTGGTTCTTATGCTTGGTACCAATGGCTTGACCGCCTTTTGCCGAAACCATCGATTCAGAACATTGTGTTAAAG GTTTTACTAAACCAGATTATATTAGGTCCATGTGTCATTGCTGTTGTTTTTGCGTGGAATAATTTATGGCTAGGGAAGGTCAAAGAGCTTCCACAAAAATACCAAAGAGATGCTCTTCCAACATTACTTTATG GATTTAGATTCTGGATCCCTGTCAGTGCATTAAATTTCTG
- the LOC112737706 gene encoding uncharacterized protein isoform X3 yields the protein MDALGGGHCGLWNWNPLSRKQRPSQRRRIRSNSGSTGGQGYRFPLKQAVTAASLALAGDTIAQIRDRWSKAKAVNKHSNDPQDALSQISDHDWLRALRMTSYGFLLYGPGSYAWYQWLDRLLPKPSIQNIVLKVLLNQIILGPCVIAVVFAWNNLWLGKVKELPQKYQRDALPTLLYGFRFWIPVSALNF from the exons aTGGACGCACTTGGGGGTGGGCATTGCGGGTTATGGAACTGGAACCCGTTATCGAGGAAACAGAGGCCGTCTCAACGGCGTCGTATTCGGTCCAATTCCGGTTCAACCGGCGGCCAGGGTTACAGGTTTCCGTTGAAACAGGCGGTGACCGCTGCCTCCCTTGCCCTCGCAGGAGACACAATCGCACAGATTAGAGACCGTTGGAGCAAAGCAAAGGCTGTTAATAAGCACAGCAATGACCCTCAG GATGCATTGAGCCAAATTTCAGACCATGATTGGCTACGAGCTCTGCGAATGACTTCTTATGGATTCCTTTTATATGGCCCTGGTTCTTATGCTTGGTACCAATGGCTTGACCGCCTTTTGCCGAAACCATCGATTCAGAACATTGTGTTAAAG GTTTTACTAAACCAGATTATATTAGGTCCATGTGTCATTGCTGTTGTTTTTGCGTGGAATAATTTATGGCTAGGGAAGGTCAAAGAGCTTCCACAAAAATACCAAAGAGATGCTCTTCCAACATTACTTTATG GATTTAGATTCTGGATCCCTGTCAGTGCATTAAATTTCTG A